Genomic DNA from Euleptes europaea isolate rEulEur1 chromosome 14, rEulEur1.hap1, whole genome shotgun sequence:
CTCCTGAGGGGGAAAATAGTTGAGGCTGTTCAAGGGAGAAACAAGCTAACACAATTCAAGTCAAACCATGGCACATACCAGTGGAACCTGTCACAGTGGAAGGCTTGCTCTTGTGTCTTCCTTTCTCTGCCACAAGGCTGATGGTATACTCTACCCCAGCATCTAGCGACCGTAAGAGGTGAGATGTGCTATCTGCTTGAATCTCTATTTCATTCTTCCTCCCCGTGGGGGTCACATAAGTGAGACGATAGCGATCAAATTTGGCCAGGGGTCTTTTCCATCGCACGAGGAGAGTGGTTTCAGTAGGACCGCTGACCTCCAAGTCCTTGGGACTATCCAGATCTACAAGCAACACACAAGAGGAAATGAAGGTCAAATGAAGATTGTATAAACCCAAGggaaatccagcatggtgtagtgtttaagaacggtggactctaatctggagaaccagttttgattcccccctcctccacatgaagcctgctgggtgaccttgggacagtcacagttctcccagaactctttccatctacgcagaggcaggcaatggcaaaccacctctgaatgtctcttgccttgaaaaccctatgaaattgccataagtcagttgtgacttgacagcactttccactttcCACCCAAGGCGGGCAGCTGGACACCTGAGATTTAGATCTGGCCCACTGAGCATCATCACTTGGCACTACTTTGACCAACTAAACAGGAATCTTTTAGCCTCAGCCATCTTgttttcgaagaagaagaagaagtagtattggtttttatatgcagattttctctaccttttaaggagaatcaaaccggcttacaatctcctttcctgcctctccccacaacagacaccttgtgaggtaggctgagagagcacaaagggaactgtgactagcccaaggtcacccaggtggcttcatgtgtaggagtggggaaaccaaccgtgtccaccagattagagtctgctgctcatgtggaggagtggggaatcaaacccagttctccagattagagtccaccactcttaaccaccacaccacgctggctcatagcTGGCTTCAGGGAGAGCACTGCCAGCATCACATGGCCTACCCCATCCACCTACCAGTTTCTGAGTATTCATTCCAGGGTAAGCAGAATGCCAGTTAGAAGCATATATGGGGGAACTGTGAGGAATTACAAGGGGGGATTTGGgctaaatgctttttaaaatttattttcatgtattaaaatatttctatcacacctttcctcttggctcaaggcagcttactagTAGTATTAAAATATTATTGATTAAAACCCCTaaatatctcctcctctccccgAAAGATTCCTAAACTTTCCCTCCCAACACCCCCCAGTTCTTCAAGACACTATaatttcttgggggagggggtagatcagaccaatgtcctCATTTGCCCCCACCTGCCCTTCTTTAATGGATTGATTCTTACTATTCAGCACACTCAGGATCTTATCATGTGAAATACTCAagagggatgccagtctccaggtgctggctggagatctcctggaattacatctgggCCATTAACCCATGGGCAAGAAGTCaccggttaatctctctctcatctcacactattttaatctgggatcataaaagtgAACGCACGTCCgtctcccatcccacactatgtgcaccacCCGATGCTCCATGCGTTTGGGACATGGGATAACGCGGGATATTTGGGGAGTGCTCCGTCGCTACCGATGTCATTACACCACAGTCACGTGATTGTGCGTGCttggtgtctccccccccccccagaatgatatgccggtataccaacgcaactcacttcaggacgttagtttttctcctgccctcctgctctgtagcaaaaagcagagctctccaGACCGCAGCTCTGCTGTCTCTGTTTTTGAGGCGGCAGGAGGCTCAGAAGCTCAGGGCAGGGGCGGCTAGAGCGGGCAACGCTGAAtccaccggccagctgagcggCGGCTCTGCGGGAGCCGCGAGAGGCGAGCGGACGGTTGGGCTGTCTCGTCAGGCTTAGCGGCATCGTCCGcttgctttcctggccagggaggGGCGGTTTTGAGCCCCTGAGGGGAGTGAGCCTGTGAGGGAGAGGCGCGGCCTCGGCACGAGGCGTACATGGGGCCTGGTGTCAGCGGATGGCTGATCTACCGGAGGAGCCCCCGCCTCCTCTCTTTGGCCCTCTAGTTATCCAGTCGCATCTGGCGgtgaatttcacacacacacacaccctctttagTGTGGCCAGGcactaataataaaaaaaaatcacttccgGTTGCGTTTGGCCGGGTGatttcacacacacgcacacgcaagCACGCACACATGCAGTCTTGGGCGGCAAGGACTAATGGAATATCGACACGGAAGCTCACGCATGATGAAGCAACCGGATTTATCTCGATTGTGATCTGTATTTTGCGATAAGACAGGTCTTGGAAAACACGCAAGTAAATTGCACTCATGGTAGATTTGATTCGCAGAGCGGGGACAGCGTGCgtgtgaccactggaaaaccgCTACATTATGTGGGGAGAAGCAGACCAAATCGGTCATGCGTTAACAGCCCTGGTCTCCAGcttataaagatcagttcccctggatcaaATAGCAactctggaggatggactctatggcattatacccccctgagGTCACTcactgccccaaaccccgccctcccttactccaccccccacaccaccaggaattccccaacccagaactagcaaccctagatcAAACTGTTTTAGTTATTGACAAACTGCATTGTTCTGCATACCAGTGGAGTCACAGTACATAAAAAATCCCTCCCTTGTCTTAGCTGCTCTCATGATTTGGCATGACTTGCCCACTTGATTCTTAGAAATTACACAAACTTGGGAACATGtgagaaattggttcttgtaggttatctgggctgtgtaaccgtggtcttggaattttctttctttccttctttctttctttctttctttctttctttctttctttctttctttctttctttctttctttctttctttctttctttccttctttccttctttccttctttccttctttccttctttccttctttccttctttctttcttaggaaagaaaattccaagaccacggttacacagcccggataacctacaagaaccaatgaactctgaccgtgaaagccttcgacaatatgtgaGAAATTACTGGGATGGGGAGCAGAGCGAGGGACATGAGTTGGAAATGTCTTCTgatttccccatttccccctgttttgctttccttttgCCCTATCAGTATTCTATGCCTCTGGTAGCATGCTCGGTCCTGTCTTCTAGGTGTGGTGAATGTATAAGTCCTATTTTTAGACATGGTTTGCAGTAGCTCCTGCTATGCTCACGCCAATGGTTGTGCTTAATCTTTCCCCTGTTCTAATGAAGAGAAGGACTTTTCCCCCTACCTGTTGCAGCATTAATCGTGGCAGGAGCACTCTCTCGATCCTGCTTCAGGGCCGTCACGCCAATGCCATATTCTGTCCCAGGCCGCAAAcctaaataaaaagaaaacaacaccAACAACGCCTACAGTTTATATGGAATTTTAGGCATGTATCCCATCCTTGTTTGTCTTTACTAGGAACAGTAAATTTCTCATTTAATATGACACCTTGCAAAGAACTAAGACAGTCTTACTCAGATTCTTGCACAGGTCAAGCAATGTGTGACTTTAGCATTAGTTTGCAGAGCTTTCAGGAGTCCTACCAGTGAGGGTAACTTTGGTTGTGGCTTGGTTGCTTCTGGGCACTGTGACTTCAGTGTGATCTCCACCAGAAATGGGCGCATACTTGATCCTGTAAGCTTCAGGGGTTGCTTGGCTGTTCTTCCACTCCAGGGTGATGGTATTATCCGTCTGAGAGAGGCGCTTCAGATTTTTGGGAGCATCCAGATCTGGGGAGATGGAGAAGGTATTTTTTTCTCAACACCCAAGGTTTTCAGACCTATGGAACTGTTTCATATTGAGTCCGACTttgggcttttatgcagggacatttccccgtggtcacccccaccgactgcttcatggcttccttttgattatgcatgccttttctggctatcagaggtcgcctcgctctccccttgcattttgcccgtgttttccaaatgctgttttagccagaatctggaaaatgcagacaaaatgcacagggagagcgaggcgacccctgaaggccagaaaaggcatgcataatcaaaaggaagccccggagCAGTTGGTGGGGATGATTGTGGGGAaaggtccctgcataaaaggtttttgtttttatttatggtGATGACCAACAGGAGTAGTCTGTGAATTTAATGTGCACCAGAGAAcatgccccagaatcctctgGAATACATTGAATTGATGGAAGAGCTGAGGAGGAAAGGTTTCATGTCATAGAGGGGGAATCACTTGGTGgtagaagaagcaggaaaaggaggagaaaagttggtttttataccccacttttctctatctttaaggagtctcaaattagtttacaattgccttcccttcttctcctcacaacaaacattctgtgaagtaggtggggatgagagagttctaagagaactgtgactagcccaatgtcacccagcaggctgcatgtggaggagcagggaatcaaacccggttctccagattagagaccactgcccttaaccacactggctctcctacactacaccatgctggtacagTGCATGCTTTACTTGCTATAGGTCCCAGATGCCAACCCTGACATCTTCTGTTAAAGGGTTTCAGGAAGCAAATGCTGGAGATGCCTTTTTCCGatatgagaccttggagagctgctgtcggccgtagtactgagctagatggaccaatagtccTGTATTTCCCCCAAAAGAAGACAGAAACAGCAAGCAGCTCTTTTACCTGTGGTGAAGCTCTCCGTCACAGGGTCGCTCTTCATATCCCCGCGGTGGGACACAAGAGTCACCTCATATTCTGTGTGCGGTTTCAGATTGCCAATGGAGTATTGGCTTTCATCCTCTGAGAGGTCGACGGAGCTTCGGTCCCCAGGGGTATCCTTAGGCCCAAAAGTGAGCTCAATGCCATCGATTTCGGCAAAGGGTTTTAACCAGGTGATCAGTGCTGTGGTGTCCGTAACATCCTTCACCTCGATTTGGCTGGGGGCATCAAGTCCTGGGGCAGCGAGAAAGGGACAAAACGGGAGTTTAACAATAGATGaatgacagatagggttgccagctccaggttgggaaatccctgaagatttttggggcggagcctgaggagggcagggtttggggagaggagggacttcaacgccatagagtccaattgccaaaatggccattttctccagaactgatctctatcggctggagatcagctgcaatagcaggagatcttcagccaccacctggaggttggcaaccgtaacgaCACACTTCTCATCAACAGCAagtttgaggatagggttgccaggtccctttttgccaccggcagaaggtttttgaggcttcctcctccattttttcccctcctaacaaccctgtgaggaaggttagactAAAGAGAGACATGGGTCCAAGGTCGGCCTCTGAGCTTCCTGGCTGAATGAGGACTTGAATCTGGGTCTTTCCCATCCTAGCACCAAAACAGACATGATGCTAGGAGGAAAGATGCTGCTTCCTTTTACTTTGGAACTTGAGATTGAACTTTTCCATGATGAGTATCCCTGGAAAAATTATAAGGAGAGTTAACACTTACTCAAGAGCACTTTTGTTTGAAACTTTAAGTGGTCTTTTTCTCTGTATAGTTTTATATTTTTGCATCTGCATTGGTATTTACTGGAGATGAGCCCTTTTATACTGGAAACTTGTTTGTCTCCCATTTCTTTGCTCTGGCTAGCAAACTGGACCCTCCAGTATCAGGAAAGTTGTGAAAGTTGGGAGAAACTGCACACTGATGCATGCTTACCTCGGAGTAAGCCCACTGAACACTGTGGGACCTCTGAGTGAACATGCATGGATCGAGCTGAAGGAGGAGAGGGGTGAGAAAGTTCCCAAAAGTCTTAGCACTAAGATATGTTTGATTTATCAGGAAAGAGCTCAGTTTAGAATTCAGCCTATGAAAAGCTGTGGGGAGTTTGCTCATCTCTAGCTGGAAGCTTTGtgtatagggtcgccaggtccctctttgcccccagtgggaggtttttgggttgaagcctgaggagggtggagtttggggaggggaaggacttcaatcccatagagtccaatggcaaaagagccattttctccaggtgaactggtctctatcggctggagatcagttgtaatagcagcagatctccagctagtacctggaggttggcaaccctatttgtgtatCAAGCTTCCaagaatttctttaaaaaaagagctgaAATGTCCCCACAAAACTTATATTTGTCCTGTTGTCCTTTCAATGTTGCCCAATGAAGCAAGTAGCACttccaagcaaaacagaaatCTATTTTAATGcccctcaaatagggttgccaacctctgggtaatagctggagatgtcctgctattacaactgatctccagccgatagatatcagttcatctggagaaaatggccgccttggcaattgtactctatggcattgaagtccctccccaaaccccgccctccttaggctgtgccccccaaacctcccactggtggcaaagagggacctggcaacactactctgAGGGTCGACTGGTAGCCCGGTGGATTGGAGGTTTTTTGCCCGCccccaccaggcagttggcaagctTAGTTTGGGAGTAGGTAGTAGCATTGCAAGAAGACTGCCAAGGTAGCTTTGCCCATGTGACTGTCAGAACAGAAAGCTACTAGAGTCCCCCTTATGCTTCTCATCACACAGGAGTTTTATTTATGGCACCTATAAACACCAGATCTATGTTTATTCTTGGTTCCCTATTAACATAACAAGGCAGCCACTTACTTGTAGTTACCACCCTGGAGAGGCCAGGTCCTCTGGTCTGATTCTTCACAACATACAGGGACACATTATATTGGTGTCCTGGGGCCAGGCCTCGTTGCAAATAGGATGTCTGTGGCCTCTCCAGGCTGCTTCTGATTCCTCCGTTGTCTTCCTTTTTCTGCAATGCAAGGATCAAACAATAAGgatttggagaaaaaaaaaacaaggggggAATGTAGGATTCTGGGTGTCCAAGGGtcatgtgaatagggttgccatagggttgccaacctccaggtagtagcaggaaatctcctgctatttcaactgatctccagtcaatagaaatcagctcacctggacaaaatggccactttggcaattggactctatggcattgaagtcccttccctctccaaacccagccctcctcaggctccacccccaaaaatctccaagtatttcctaacctggagctggcaagctaGATGTGAAACTGAAATCTTTCTTACCGGGCTTTGAAAGACTATTTCCCACCCACTGAAAGGAATGTCCAGGGGATCCCACTCCACCTCGACAGAAGTGTCTTTAACTGACTTGAACTTTAAGCCATCTGGGGCAGGCAAGTCTGGAAAGCAAAAAGAAGAAAGATGAAGTGCAAATTTCTACACAAACCGGAATTAATTATATTTCCATTACAGGAATTTCTGCAATGGTGTAATACAGGACGTGTATGCATACTCTGCATTCTAACAACATGgaagagaagagggggaaaataaaGACCACAATTATAAATAAGTACATTACTTGCAAGCCAATAAGAAAACAAATAATGGAGACAAACAAGAAATCTGACATGAAGGAAATAATACCCATCAGTATATTCCCCCACCCTGgcttggataacccaggctagcctgatcttctcagatctcagaagctaagtagggttggtcctggcaagtatgtggatgggagacctccaaagaataccagggtcatgtcgCAGAGgtaagcaatagcaaaccaaccACCCCCAAATGTCTCTTGGTGCCTCTATTTGGCACCATTTTCTACTGGCAGCACAACACGACCAGAGTGAGGGCAGGACGTTTTACGTTCTGTCTGATTTGCCCTCATTACTAGGGATCTGCGTTCAGCAAGCTGAACCCCCCAAAATGGTGGTGatttaaagggagccgaaaagaggattccaaataatgctgaattttgttCAGCATTTTTTGAGCCACTTCGGCTTGAAATCCGAATTTTCCAGCCGTTTTGACTCGAAATCTGAATTTTTTGAGCTGCTTCAAATCCCGAATACTGCTGAATTATTTCAGCATTTTTCGAGCTGCTTCAGCTTCACCACtatcttaaaaattaaaaaaagactgAGGGAATCCCCGTTCtaccacctccctccctccctctcccactcACTTACCTGGTGGCTAGGCCAGGGCAGAACTCCGTTGGCATTGCTGTTGCGCTCCATGTGGGGCTCGGGGGCAGTGGGTTGCACAGAGCTTCAAGTGGGGCTCAGCCTGGCCCCAGCCAGGTCTGGTGTACAGCTCTGCGCTGCTGGCCCCTGCCGCCTCCAGCCTCCACATGGGGTTTGGAGACAGCTGTGCATCAGCCACTGCCAACGCCTATGGGCTCCACCTGGGGCTTGGAGGTGGCATGCAGCTCTGCACCATACCTTTAGCCTCCACGTGGGGTTTGGAGGTGGCCACCATGGCTGcttcaggaaaggaaaatgaggggagaaggagggggaggagataaaATTCAAATTTGggtctaatggacctgattttttcagGAATCTGGATATTACCAACATGGGAGTTCAGGAATATCCAggtttctacacacacacacacacagaaattagacccaaatccaaattttactgatttttatttttgcacacctGTATTCCTGACAAAACTATGTAGCCAATCACACCAAATGTGGGGATACTGTTGTTGAATCATTTCCGATTAAGGAGAGTCTTGGTAAGTTCTCTTCTGTCTCTACCAAGCCTTCATTACCACTGTTTACCCTTCTCAACAGTAagtttctttttattaaaaaaaaaaccggcCTCGAAAAGGCAAAGACTAGCAAAGATTAGCTGCAAGAGCAGCACCCACTATAAGACATGCCAAAATTTAGAAGAGTCTGAGCCTGGATTTTAATGGAGCAAGGCTTTCTAAATGCAAGGGATCCATATTTTGAATTTCTTTCATTGCTGATTCATTTGATCGTTAGGCTCAGTAAAATTTAATCTACTCACATGTGGCCACCCGAGCACTAACTGGGatgcttttcttgttctttaggATGGCAAAGACACGGATAAAATATTCTACACCCGGTTCCAATTCCCGAATGGTGGCAGCCGAGTGGTTTCCGGGGACTCGGAACTGCAGTTCTAAACCACCAGTGCCAGTAGGAATGTAGGTGATAAGGTATTCAGTGACGATATTTTCATTTTTCCATTCCAGGTTGACAGTTTTGTCTGTCACATCTGTCACCATCAGCTCTTTCGGAGGAGATACTGCCAAGagggatttgaaaaaaaaaaaaaaacaggtgaaGTCACCATCAAATGCTTTGAAAATGGGGAGATGCTATGCCATTCTAACAGCCGATCTACACATTGAGAAATATCATGCGATAGATTCCTTCCTGGGCTGAACCATTTCAGACTGTACACTGggaattctgttgttgttttttaaagcttccCCACACAatttcataagaacgtaagaaggccatgctggatcagaccaaggcccatcaagtctagcagtctgttcacacggtggccaaccaggtgcctctaggaagcccacaaacaagacaacttcagcagcattgtcctgcctgtgtcccaaagcacctaatgtaataggcatgcttttctaatcctggagagaataggtatgcatcatgactagaatccatttttactaacagccatgaatatttctctcctccatgaacatgtccactcccctcttcatggctctcttgttctccctcctccattttgggTCTTCCTTGGTTTCCCGCTATTTTGTAACTTCCTTCATCCCCCCAGCCCATTGTGGCTCCACCAGATGGGGAACTACCCAACAGCAGGAGCATCAAGGGAAGACATTAGAACATGGTCTTCATTATTTATAGTTTGTAAAGAATGGCAAGTATGACAGTTTAAACAGGTGGAGATAGTAAACTGGAAGGCTGAAAGAGGGTACAAAATCATTCCATGAAAATAgcagcagaagaaggagaagaaggagagttggtttttatatgccgactttctctaccatttaagggagaatcaaaccggcttaccttccctttccctccccacaacagacaccctgtgaggtagatggggctgagagagcgtgacaagcccaaggtcacccagatggcttcatgtgtaggagtgggggggggaatccagttcaccagattagcctccactgctcatgtggaggagtgaggaatcaaacccagttctccagattaaagtccaccgctccaaaccaccactcttaacaactacaccacgctggctctctcagagaACGATAATCATCCTGAGAGAATCCTCAAGGGAACTCACCATCAGAACAGTCGTCCCCTATGTAGCCTTCATCACAGATGCACTGCCCATCTACACAGTGGCCAAGATCATTGCAGTTATTTGGACAGGACCGTTCGCTGCAATCAGTCCCTTGGTATCCCTCATCGCACACACACTGCCCATTGACGCATCGCCCCCGGTTGTTGCAGTCTTTGGGGCACCGCCGTTGACTGCAGTCCAGCCCAGTGAAGCcctcatcacacacacacagcccgtTGACACAGCGGCCTCGCCCATTACAGTTGTTCACGCAGGCCAACAGTCCACAGTCGTCACCGACAAAGCCTTTGTTGCACACGCACACCCCGTTGATGCAGCGCCCACGATTGTTGCAGTCATTGGGGCACCTCCGTTCCGCGCAATCCTCGCCTGTGTACCCCTCGTCGCACACGCACTGCCCATTGATGCAGCGGCCGTGATTGTTGCAGTCGTTGGGACACCTCAGCTCACTACAGTCAATGCCAATGAAGGCCTCATCGCACACACACAGGCCGTTAATGCAGTGCCCCCGATTGTTGCAGTCATTGGGGCACCTCCGCTCAGCACAGTCCTCCCCTGTGTACCCCTCATCACAGAGGCACAGGCCATTGAGGCATCGCCCACGATGGTGACAGTCATTGGGGCACTTCAGTTCTCTGCAGTCTTTGCCCATGAATCCCTCGTCACACTCGCATTGCCCGTTGACGCACCGTCCCCTGTTGCTACAATCGTTGGGACACCTCAGCTCACCACAGTCCTCTCCCATGAACCTTTCCTCGCACACGCACTGCCCGTCAACACAGCGCCCCTGGTTGTTGCAGTCATTGGGGCACCTCACTTCCCAGCAGTCGAAGCCCAAGAAACCTTCGTTGCATACGCACTGCCCGTTGATACAACGGCCACGGCCGTTGCAGTCTTTGGGACACCTCTGATCGCCACAGTCATCCCCGGTGAACCCTTCATAGCAGATACACACACCATTGTCACAGCGGCCCTGATTGTGGCAATTGTTAGGACAAGCCACCTCCCCACAATCCTCCCCGGTGAAGCCTACGTCGCAGTAACAAGTGCCATTGATACAACGGCCACGGTCGTAGCAGTCATTTGGGCAGATGAGCTCACTGCAGTCTTCGCCTGTGTAACCTTCATCGCACACACACTCCTCTTCCACACAGTGGCCCCGGTTATTGCAGTTGTTCGGGCACAGCGGCTCGCTGCAGTCTGCCCCACTGAAGCCATCCTTGCAGATGCACTGTCCATTCAGACACTTCCCGTGTTCACTGCACGGCACCAAGCACACCTCGAGGCTGCAGTCCTCACCGGCATAGCCCTCAAAGCATTCACATTGGCCGTCCACACATTTGCCTTGGTCATTACAGTCCCCGGGACACGTCAGTTGGCCACAGTCCGACCCAGTGAAGCCTTCATCACAGATACACTTGCCATTAATGCACCGCCCCCTGTCGTTGCAATTCTGGGGGCATTCTGGTTCAGAGCAGTTGGGGCCTTTCCAGCCGGGCTCACAAATGCAACCACAGACGTCATTGCTGTAGTTCCCCCGTCCACTGCAGTAAGGCGTGGCATCGATGCGACCTAGGCCAGGAAAACGAGAAGCCATGTTATCCCCAAAGCAAGATCAGCGATATAAAAAGCTCAAAAGGACATTTATACAATTATAAAGTTGCATAAGGTGTAGAAGAAGTAGATAAAGATATTCCCCATCACAAAAATTCAGAGTCACCCAATGAAATCCATAAGTAAAAGACTTAACATGAAAATAA
This window encodes:
- the TNC gene encoding tenascin isoform X1; the protein is MGLAPWVLALAVLSLFHPQVSGGLIKRIIRQKREAGINVTLPEDNQPVVFNHVYNIKVPVGSLCGVDLESASGDSDLKPHIDPSKHYQEHTVNEENQIVFTHKINIPRRACGCAAAPDIKDLLSRLEELEGLVSSLRDQCASGLGCCSSGQTAEGRIDATPYCSGRGNYSNDVCGCICEPGWKGPNCSEPECPQNCNDRGRCINGKCICDEGFTGSDCGQLTCPGDCNDQGKCVDGQCECFEGYAGEDCSLEVCLVPCSEHGKCLNGQCICKDGFSGADCSEPLCPNNCNNRGHCVEEECVCDEGYTGEDCSELICPNDCYDRGRCINGTCYCDVGFTGEDCGEVACPNNCHNQGRCDNGVCICYEGFTGDDCGDQRCPKDCNGRGRCINGQCVCNEGFLGFDCWEVRCPNDCNNQGRCVDGQCVCEERFMGEDCGELRCPNDCSNRGRCVNGQCECDEGFMGKDCRELKCPNDCHHRGRCLNGLCLCDEGYTGEDCAERRCPNDCNNRGHCINGLCVCDEAFIGIDCSELRCPNDCNNHGRCINGQCVCDEGYTGEDCAERRCPNDCNNRGRCINGVCVCNKGFVGDDCGLLACVNNCNGRGRCVNGLCVCDEGFTGLDCSQRRCPKDCNNRGRCVNGQCVCDEGYQGTDCSERSCPNNCNDLGHCVDGQCICDEGYIGDDCSDVSPPKELMVTDVTDKTVNLEWKNENIVTEYLITYIPTGTGGLELQFRVPGNHSAATIRELEPGVEYFIRVFAILKNKKSIPVSARVATYLPAPDGLKFKSVKDTSVEVEWDPLDIPFSGWEIVFQSPKKEDNGGIRSSLERPQTSYLQRGLAPGHQYNVSLYVVKNQTRGPGLSRVVTTRLDAPSQIEVKDVTDTTALITWLKPFAEIDGIELTFGPKDTPGDRSSVDLSEDESQYSIGNLKPHTEYEVTLVSHRGDMKSDPVTESFTTDLDAPKNLKRLSQTDNTITLEWKNSQATPEAYRIKYAPISGGDHTEVTVPRSNQATTKVTLTGLRPGTEYGIGVTALKQDRESAPATINAATDLDSPKDLEVSGPTETTLLVRWKRPLAKFDRYRLTYVTPTGRKNEIEIQADSTSHLLRSLDAGVEYTISLVAEKGRHKSKPSTVTGSTEEEPELGNLSVSDVDWDGFRVSWTTAEGAYESFLIQVRESNHSKVMQNLTVLGSARSVDIAGLQPNVLYIVTLYGVTQGYRTKPIRVQSITATKPEVGNLTVSGLTPESFNLSWTATEGAFEKFTIELIDSNRLLEPMEYNISGLLRTAHISGLSPNTDFIVYLYGFTRGFRTQAISVSATTEAEPEVDNLLVSDATPDGFRLSWTADEGVFDSFVLKIRDANRLVNPLELIIPGHERTQDITGLKEGTEYYIDLYGVTSGRRSQPINAMATTALGAPRELTFSDITENSAVVSWTAPRARVDSFRISYVPLTGGTPSVVTVDGSKSRAKLVKLIPGVEYIVSIISVKGFEESEPASGSLTTVLDAPSGLVAVNITDSEALAVWQPAIAAVDNYVVSYAAEGEPEVTQRVSGNTVEYDLTNLRPAAEYTLRIYAVKGPQRSTTVSTRFTTGLDAPRDLTATDVQFETALLTWRPPRASVTGYLLIYESIDGKVKEVILGPESTSYSLSDLSPSTQYTVKLQALNQSLKSKIIQAVFTTTGLLYPYPRDCSQALLNGETASGLYTIYVNGDQSQPLQVFCDMTSDGGGWIIFLRRQDGGQDFYQNWRTYEAGFGDPKKEFWIGLDKLHKITSQGQYELRVDLRDHNETAYALYDKFSVGDARSRYRLKVDGYSGTAGDSMTYHNGRSFSTFDKDHDSAITNCALSYKGAFWYKNCHRVNLMGRYGDNSHSQGVNWFHWKGHEYSIQFAEMKLRPYSFRNLEGRRKRA